The Opitutales bacterium ASA1 genome window below encodes:
- a CDS encoding DUF3375 domain-containing protein yields the protein MPELPSIARWDLAETSGLLAHPAVRLLRSPNAAFTLTFLHRAFKEHQTVSVPESHLRARLANFLDEARVLEPGGYTQSAADYLAAWCGEEQLLLKKLFSEEAEEPVFELTKAAERAMRWLEDLQARPFVGAESRLELIFRQLEEIALLASPDTERRLAALQAQQAALQAEIDALQAGGAAATLTPVQLTERFANTLDLARALTSDFRELEDNFKEVARALAEAQARPGATKGRIVGQLLDTHAALKESPQGQSFYAFWNLLCSPERQQRLRDLVRSAYQLEAIDTSLRGNRLLERLSSRLLVEGERVVRSNERTAATLRRALESAISGEDQRLRQLVREIQQLALACRDAPPEEEDFFDLPAPPQVFGSFSRGSWEPDTAGRVAGALTLAAHTLDLALVERFRALTDLNLARLREHIRACLLGSSTVLLSDVLARFPPRDGVLEVVGYLVIALQDAAHYVPADQFAEVLLTGDADGAGAPALWRVPQVLFGRAA from the coding sequence TTGCCCGAACTGCCCTCCATCGCCCGCTGGGATCTCGCCGAGACGAGCGGCCTGCTCGCCCACCCGGCGGTGCGCCTGCTGCGCAGCCCCAACGCCGCCTTCACGCTCACGTTCCTCCACCGCGCATTCAAAGAGCACCAGACCGTCTCGGTCCCCGAATCGCACCTGCGCGCGCGGCTCGCGAACTTCCTCGATGAGGCCCGCGTGCTCGAGCCCGGCGGCTATACCCAGTCAGCCGCCGACTACCTCGCCGCCTGGTGCGGGGAGGAGCAACTCCTGCTCAAGAAACTCTTCAGCGAGGAGGCCGAGGAGCCGGTCTTCGAACTCACCAAGGCCGCGGAGCGCGCCATGCGCTGGCTCGAGGATCTGCAGGCGCGCCCGTTCGTCGGGGCCGAGTCGCGTCTCGAGCTGATCTTCCGCCAGCTCGAGGAGATCGCCCTGCTCGCCTCGCCCGACACCGAGCGCCGTCTCGCCGCGCTGCAGGCGCAGCAAGCCGCGCTCCAGGCCGAGATCGATGCCCTCCAAGCCGGCGGTGCCGCCGCCACGCTCACGCCAGTGCAGCTCACCGAGCGCTTCGCCAACACGCTCGATCTCGCCCGCGCGCTCACCAGCGACTTTCGCGAACTCGAGGACAACTTCAAGGAAGTCGCCCGCGCCCTCGCCGAGGCGCAGGCCCGGCCCGGCGCCACCAAGGGCCGGATCGTCGGCCAGTTGCTCGACACCCACGCCGCGCTAAAGGAGTCGCCGCAGGGCCAGAGTTTCTACGCCTTCTGGAATCTGCTCTGCTCGCCCGAGCGGCAGCAGCGCCTGCGCGACCTCGTGCGCTCCGCCTACCAGCTCGAGGCGATCGACACCAGCCTGCGCGGCAACCGCCTGCTCGAGCGCCTCTCCTCGCGCCTGCTCGTGGAGGGCGAGCGTGTGGTGCGGTCCAACGAACGCACCGCCGCCACCCTGCGCCGCGCACTCGAGAGCGCGATCAGCGGCGAGGATCAACGCCTGCGCCAGCTCGTGCGCGAAATCCAGCAGCTCGCCCTCGCCTGCCGCGATGCGCCGCCCGAGGAGGAGGATTTCTTCGATCTGCCCGCGCCGCCCCAGGTGTTTGGCTCGTTCAGCCGCGGCTCCTGGGAACCGGATACCGCCGGTCGCGTGGCCGGCGCACTCACCCTCGCCGCGCACACGCTCGACCTCGCCCTCGTCGAACGCTTCCGCGCCCTCACCGATCTCAACCTCGCCCGCCTGCGCGAGCACATCCGCGCCTGCCTGCTCGGCTCCTCCACGGTGCTCCTGTCCGACGTGCTCGCGCGTTTTCCGCCGCGCGACGGGGTGCTCGAGGTGGTCGGCTACCTCGTCATCGCCCTGCAGGACGCGGCCCACTACGTGCCCGCCGACCAGTTCGCCGAGGTCCTTCTCACCGGCGACGCAGATGGCGCGGGGGCCCCGGCGCTCTGGCGCGTGCCCCAGGTGCTCTTCGGCCGCGCCGCCTGA
- a CDS encoding hypothetical protein (possible pseudo due to internal stop codon): MDTSPAFPERSFVLARLLVEPLYREDGALWETLRAERETVAHYFRQLGQELVIDEGEGYAFLRQIEPEGGERVPRVGRRQPLGYTATLLLVCLREELARFDAAPGDSTRLVLTRPQIRELAGQFLRESNNQVRDIRALDTALRRIEELGFVRAFGAAESDTFEVMRILKARFGPAELEDVKQKLIRHAAERGA; encoded by the coding sequence ATGGATACATCACCCGCCTTCCCCGAACGCTCCTTCGTGCTGGCGCGGCTGCTCGTCGAGCCGCTCTACCGCGAGGACGGTGCGCTCTGGGAGACGCTTCGCGCCGAGCGCGAGACGGTCGCCCACTACTTCCGCCAGCTCGGGCAGGAGCTGGTCATCGACGAGGGCGAAGGCTACGCCTTCCTCCGCCAGATCGAGCCCGAGGGCGGCGAGCGCGTGCCGCGCGTCGGCCGCCGCCAGCCGCTCGGCTACACCGCCACGCTCCTGCTCGTATGCCTGCGCGAGGAGCTGGCGCGCTTCGACGCGGCTCCCGGCGATTCGACCCGCCTGGTGCTCACGCGCCCGCAGATCCGCGAACTCGCCGGCCAGTTCCTGCGCGAATCCAACAACCAGGTACGCGACATCCGCGCCCTCGACACCGCCCTGCGCCGGATCGAGGAGCTCGGCTTCGTGCGCGCCTTTGGCGCCGCCGAATCCGACACCTTCGAAGTGATGCGCATCCTCAAGGCCCGCTTCGGCCCGGCCGAGCTCGAGGATGTGAAACAAAAACTCATCCGCCATGCCGCCGAACGAGGAGCTTGA
- a CDS encoding ATP-binding protein, with amino-acid sequence MPPNEELDLFAAEAAPADGGSTTPPARPPGFRLERIELLNWGTFHGEVQVFDAAGGWALLVGDNGSGKSTAIDALRTLLVPPRFLNYNDASGDGRRPGARDRTRRSYVRGAWASTSTTDSTAATTTFLREPGVLTVIAATFIDPRRGAHATLAQILWEHGDQIREIYATAPGRRSLRDLVGTHANTHEIRRAARRAGWLLEDSFAAYAERFRGLLHIPGEKALEVFNRAIGMKEVGDIDAFVRQFMLPAADTYPFIRDTLQPHYRTLLDCWSAIERAEKQATLLRPIAEAATRIESGETRIEGWRRLQEHARPWFAHRHLALLREHAAGLAASLAAGESLRARVSDTLSTRRAERDEVNAAIAGSDAGARLQAIRRELEQAEQALQRARHRRSQLDRPATLLGAAPALTSAAAFLAARPGWETQAADEVRAATAADDARAAHQHEQLLALGILRDKQEELESVERHRVNIPREFLGLRARLAAAVGANPEQMPFAGELIEVREDYAAWTGAIERLLRGFGLSLLVPEALYRRAAEYINTTALGLRLVFHRVPAAPVAAPALSADRVPGRLEFRTEHPLHLWVAAELVRRFNHRCCDSIAELESVDHGLTREGLVRDRTRHTKDDARSIDDPGARILGWSTERKIAALRRQIVETEARARAAGEAAAAQARAAGTARERAEAARALLAIADFAEIDPARWQAEILRLQTERQELERSSDQLRTLQSRLRELDAAIAAADRELQAHLAAISRLQEKLEQCRQRMAARERLLETAADFDPAAVAEAFAELAADLPALDLDNAEELTQRAQSSLQGRISNEQRKVNEATATLVAGQSAFLGEFPEYRQTLDIGAAYAASYAAVLARIERDDLPQHRERFEHYLNENLVGDLLMLERRLADHQEALEERIAEINQALRGIDYSDSTYVELRLTARPHVEVADFRRALKSCFEHGIAPAPEERLRIFERVRSLLEQFQRDPEGTQRITDVRQWFAAAVRELRRADGAEVNYYAATTGKSGGQKARLAFTILASALAAQYGLSTAADDAPNFRLVVIDEAFSRTDETNSTRAMELFARLGFQVVIVGPFDAKAKLAVPFVQTIHLAANPAGNASRLVSLTREQLDEAAPAHAPTA; translated from the coding sequence ATGCCGCCGAACGAGGAGCTTGATCTTTTCGCCGCCGAAGCGGCGCCCGCGGACGGCGGCAGCACGACGCCCCCGGCCCGCCCCCCGGGCTTTCGCCTCGAGCGGATCGAACTGCTCAACTGGGGCACGTTCCACGGCGAGGTGCAGGTTTTCGATGCAGCCGGCGGCTGGGCCCTGCTCGTCGGTGACAACGGCTCGGGCAAGTCCACCGCCATCGACGCGCTGCGCACGCTCCTCGTGCCGCCACGGTTTCTCAACTACAACGACGCCTCCGGCGACGGCCGCCGCCCCGGCGCCCGCGACCGTACCCGCCGCTCCTACGTGCGCGGCGCCTGGGCCAGCACGAGCACGACCGACTCCACCGCCGCCACCACTACGTTCTTGCGCGAGCCCGGCGTGCTCACGGTGATCGCTGCGACCTTCATCGACCCGCGGCGTGGCGCCCACGCCACCCTCGCCCAGATCCTCTGGGAGCACGGCGACCAGATCCGCGAGATCTACGCCACTGCACCCGGCCGGCGCAGCCTGCGCGACCTCGTCGGCACGCATGCAAACACACACGAGATCCGCCGTGCCGCCCGCCGTGCCGGCTGGCTGCTCGAGGACAGCTTCGCCGCCTACGCGGAGCGTTTTCGCGGGCTGCTCCACATCCCCGGCGAAAAGGCCCTGGAGGTGTTCAACCGCGCCATCGGGATGAAGGAGGTCGGCGACATCGATGCGTTTGTGCGGCAGTTCATGCTGCCCGCCGCGGACACCTACCCCTTCATTCGCGACACGCTCCAGCCCCACTACCGCACCCTGCTCGATTGCTGGTCGGCGATCGAGCGCGCCGAGAAGCAGGCCACCCTGCTGCGACCCATTGCCGAGGCCGCCACGCGTATCGAGTCGGGTGAGACGCGCATCGAGGGCTGGCGCCGCCTCCAGGAGCACGCGCGCCCGTGGTTCGCCCACCGGCACCTCGCGCTCCTGCGCGAGCACGCGGCCGGCCTCGCCGCCAGCCTGGCCGCCGGGGAGTCCTTGCGTGCCCGGGTCTCGGATACACTTTCCACGCGCCGGGCCGAGCGCGACGAGGTCAACGCCGCCATCGCCGGCTCCGATGCCGGGGCCCGCCTCCAGGCGATCCGCCGCGAACTCGAGCAGGCCGAGCAGGCCCTCCAGCGTGCCCGCCACCGTCGCAGCCAGCTCGACCGGCCGGCCACCCTGCTCGGTGCCGCGCCCGCGCTCACCTCGGCCGCCGCCTTCCTCGCCGCCCGCCCCGGCTGGGAGACGCAGGCGGCCGACGAGGTCCGCGCCGCCACCGCCGCCGACGACGCCCGGGCCGCGCACCAGCACGAGCAACTGCTCGCCCTCGGCATCCTTCGCGACAAGCAGGAGGAGCTCGAGAGTGTCGAGCGGCACCGTGTGAACATCCCACGCGAATTTCTCGGCCTGCGCGCCCGCCTCGCCGCCGCCGTCGGCGCAAATCCCGAACAGATGCCCTTTGCCGGCGAGTTGATCGAGGTGCGCGAGGACTACGCCGCCTGGACCGGCGCGATCGAGCGCCTGCTGCGCGGGTTCGGTCTCTCCCTCCTGGTGCCCGAGGCTCTCTACCGCCGCGCCGCCGAGTACATCAACACCACCGCGCTCGGCCTGCGCCTGGTCTTTCACCGCGTGCCCGCGGCTCCCGTCGCCGCACCCGCCCTCTCCGCCGATCGCGTGCCCGGCCGCCTGGAGTTTCGCACCGAGCATCCCCTCCACCTCTGGGTCGCGGCCGAGCTGGTGCGGCGCTTCAACCACCGCTGCTGCGACTCCATCGCCGAGCTCGAGAGCGTGGACCACGGCCTCACCCGCGAGGGCCTCGTGCGCGACCGCACCCGCCACACCAAGGACGACGCCCGCTCCATCGACGATCCCGGGGCGCGCATCCTCGGCTGGTCGACCGAGCGCAAGATCGCCGCCCTGCGTCGCCAGATCGTGGAGACCGAGGCCCGCGCCCGCGCCGCAGGCGAAGCGGCCGCCGCACAGGCCCGTGCCGCCGGCACCGCGCGCGAACGCGCCGAAGCCGCCCGCGCCCTGCTCGCCATCGCCGACTTCGCCGAGATCGACCCCGCCCGCTGGCAGGCCGAGATCCTTCGCCTGCAGACCGAGCGGCAGGAACTCGAGCGCAGCTCCGACCAGCTCCGCACGCTGCAGTCGCGCCTGCGCGAGCTCGACGCCGCCATCGCCGCCGCCGACCGCGAGCTGCAGGCCCACCTTGCCGCCATCAGCCGCCTCCAGGAGAAGCTCGAGCAGTGCCGCCAGCGGATGGCCGCGCGCGAGCGCCTCCTCGAGACCGCCGCTGATTTCGATCCTGCGGCGGTCGCCGAGGCGTTCGCCGAGCTCGCCGCCGACCTGCCCGCGCTCGACCTCGACAACGCCGAAGAACTCACCCAGCGCGCGCAGTCCAGCCTGCAGGGCCGCATCAGCAACGAGCAGCGCAAGGTCAACGAAGCCACCGCCACCCTCGTCGCCGGGCAGAGCGCCTTTCTCGGCGAGTTTCCCGAGTACCGCCAGACCCTCGACATCGGCGCCGCCTATGCCGCCAGCTACGCCGCGGTGCTCGCGCGCATCGAGCGCGACGACCTGCCCCAGCATCGCGAACGCTTCGAGCACTACCTCAATGAAAACCTCGTCGGCGACCTGCTCATGCTCGAGCGACGCCTCGCCGACCACCAGGAGGCGCTCGAGGAGCGCATCGCCGAGATCAACCAGGCGCTCCGCGGGATTGACTACAGCGACTCGACCTACGTCGAACTCCGGCTCACCGCGCGCCCGCACGTCGAGGTCGCCGATTTCCGCCGCGCCCTCAAGAGCTGCTTCGAACACGGCATCGCCCCGGCGCCCGAGGAGCGCCTGCGCATCTTCGAGCGCGTGCGCTCCCTGCTCGAGCAATTCCAGCGCGATCCCGAGGGCACGCAGCGGATCACCGACGTGCGCCAGTGGTTCGCCGCCGCCGTGCGCGAGCTGCGCCGCGCCGACGGTGCCGAGGTCAACTACTACGCCGCCACCACCGGCAAGTCCGGTGGCCAGAAGGCCCGCCTCGCCTTCACCATCCTCGCCTCCGCCCTCGCCGCCCAATACGGCCTGTCCACGGCCGCTGACGACGCGCCGAACTTCCGCCTCGTGGTCATCGACGAGGCCTTCTCACGCACCGACGAAACCAACTCCACCCGCGCGATGGAGCTGTTCGCCCGCCTCGGCTTCCAGGTCGTGATCGTCGGGCCCTTCGATGCCAAGGCCAAGCTCGCCGTGCCCTTCGTGCAGACGATCCATCTCGCCGCCAACCCCGCCGGCAACGCCTCCCGCCTCGTCTCGCTCACCCGCGAACAGCTCGACGAGGCCGCACCCGCGCACGCACCGACCGCGTAG
- a CDS encoding DUF3322 and DUF2220 domain-containing protein — protein sequence MKTRRSSRIHQSAPPRSARMLDPADILAAARRKWPAALRALATGDSIFPLQIPFGRPRPTADFAALKREIEALAAADVAWTIAWETIETRRWGRQRWPMRVSFATLDDLAAALGTTRELTAVRTALAEARAVCAPLEPWLQTRAHRIPEHLDAWSSLVSVCAWFDAHPRPECFPRQVPVADIDTKFIETHTGILRELLDVVLGDRINAAGTTFAQRFHLRTEPAVVRFRFLDDTLRAAGGWPVTEATIPAHAFAALPWSIPRVLVVENRDVFLCLPPVPRTLAIFGAGKAAALLPACAWLHRADVVYWGDCDEAGYGILSALRAAFPHTRSLLMDEPAWTRWRHLAGPGRRDPAATHTHLTATEAAVLREVQHGPLLLEQERIPPAGAEAAILAAFQGLPSLGG from the coding sequence TTGAAAACACGCCGTAGCAGCCGAATTCACCAGTCCGCTCCGCCTCGCTCCGCCCGCATGCTCGACCCCGCCGACATCCTCGCCGCCGCCCGCCGCAAATGGCCGGCCGCGCTGCGCGCCCTCGCCACCGGCGACTCCATCTTTCCCCTACAGATCCCCTTCGGGCGTCCGCGCCCCACGGCCGATTTCGCCGCGCTCAAGCGCGAGATCGAGGCGCTGGCCGCCGCCGACGTGGCATGGACCATCGCGTGGGAGACGATCGAGACACGCCGCTGGGGTCGCCAGCGCTGGCCCATGCGCGTGAGTTTCGCCACCCTCGACGACCTCGCGGCCGCACTCGGCACGACCCGCGAACTCACCGCCGTGCGCACCGCGCTGGCCGAAGCCCGCGCCGTCTGCGCGCCGCTCGAGCCGTGGCTGCAGACGCGCGCCCACCGCATCCCCGAGCATCTCGACGCCTGGTCGAGCCTCGTGTCCGTGTGCGCGTGGTTCGATGCTCATCCTCGTCCCGAATGCTTCCCGCGTCAGGTGCCGGTCGCCGACATCGACACCAAATTCATCGAGACGCACACGGGCATCCTCCGCGAACTGCTCGACGTCGTGCTCGGTGACCGCATCAACGCCGCCGGTACGACCTTCGCGCAGCGCTTCCACCTGCGCACGGAGCCGGCCGTGGTGCGGTTTCGCTTCCTCGACGACACCCTGCGCGCCGCCGGCGGCTGGCCGGTGACCGAGGCGACAATTCCCGCGCATGCATTCGCGGCGCTGCCGTGGTCCATCCCGCGTGTGCTCGTGGTGGAGAACCGCGACGTCTTTCTCTGCCTGCCGCCGGTCCCGCGCACACTCGCGATCTTCGGCGCCGGCAAGGCGGCCGCGCTGCTCCCCGCCTGCGCCTGGCTCCACCGCGCCGACGTCGTGTATTGGGGCGACTGCGACGAAGCGGGCTACGGCATCCTCTCCGCCCTGCGCGCCGCCTTCCCGCACACGCGCAGCCTGCTCATGGACGAGCCCGCCTGGACGCGCTGGCGCCACCTCGCCGGCCCCGGCCGCCGCGACCCCGCCGCCACGCACACGCACCTCACCGCCACCGAGGCCGCCGTGCTCCGTGAAGTGCAGCACGGCCCCCTCCTCCTCGAGCAGGAGCGCATCCCACCGGCCGGGGCCGAGGCGGCGATCCTGGCCGCGTTTCAAGGCTTGCCCAGCCTCGGTGGCTGA